A window from Cryobacterium sp. SO1 encodes these proteins:
- a CDS encoding SRPBCC domain-containing protein: MQSQRYEIAVHAPVEVVWETMLDDTTYRLWASTFQPGSYFEGSWLPGSEILFLGDNEDGTASGMVGVIAEHRPHEFVSIEYRGQIVNGIEDTTSDDARAVAGTHEKYTFTEADGVTTVVVDIDVDNRYADMFAEMWPRALIALRELSETEAHTHGQHSAARMD; this comes from the coding sequence ATGCAGAGCCAACGCTATGAGATCGCTGTCCACGCACCCGTCGAGGTGGTGTGGGAGACGATGCTGGACGATACGACCTACCGCCTCTGGGCGAGCACGTTCCAGCCCGGCTCCTACTTCGAGGGCTCCTGGTTGCCGGGCAGCGAGATCCTCTTCCTGGGTGACAACGAAGACGGCACGGCGAGCGGCATGGTGGGGGTGATCGCCGAACACCGCCCACACGAGTTCGTCTCGATCGAATACCGCGGGCAGATCGTGAACGGGATCGAGGACACCACGAGCGACGACGCCCGTGCCGTGGCCGGTACTCACGAGAAGTACACCTTCACCGAGGCCGACGGGGTCACCACCGTCGTGGTGGACATCGATGTGGACAACCGCTACGCCGACATGTTCGCCGAGATGTGGCCCCGAGCCCTGATCGCACTGCGGGAACTCTCCGAGACCGAGGCGCACACACACGGGCAGCATTCGGCCGCCCGAATGGACTGA